From one Nocardioides scoriae genomic stretch:
- the boxC gene encoding 2,3-epoxybenzoyl-CoA dihydrolase produces the protein MTVPVVDFDTRPDRYRHWRLEVDGAVATLTLAVDEHGGLVEGYELKMNSYDLGVDIELHDAVERLRFEHPGVRAVVMTGGLDRMFCAGANIRMLAQSSHAWKVNFCKFTNETRNAVEDASASSGQTWIAALNGTAAGGGYELALACDEIVLIDDGSSTVSLPEVPLLGVLPGTGGLTRVVDKRHVRKDRADLFATRAEGYRGSTAVEWGLVDATVPRARWDDELARRTADAVARSTRAGGPAARGVELVALERREDAEGLTYPHLRARLDRAGRRVEITVLGPDAAPPADAAAALEQGTGWYPLAVARELDDLVLRLRTNEQDLGTWVLRSEGELDAVLAHDERLRELVDAGDWLAHETQQLLKRTVKRLDVTSRSLVAVVEPGSCFGGFLAELALACDRQYMLDGVYEDVDPDADPAVLVLTPSNDGPLPMGNGLTRLGSRFWGHDDQLEAVRGRLGERLDARAADGLGLVTMALDDLDLEDELRIVLEERAALSPDALTGMEANHRFVGPETLETKIFGRLTAWQNWIFNRPNASGPDGALRRYGSGQRGSYDHERV, from the coding sequence ATGACCGTCCCCGTGGTCGACTTCGACACCCGTCCCGACCGCTACCGCCACTGGCGCCTCGAGGTCGACGGCGCGGTCGCGACCCTCACGCTCGCCGTCGACGAGCACGGCGGCCTGGTCGAGGGCTACGAGCTGAAGATGAACTCCTACGACCTCGGCGTCGACATCGAGCTCCACGACGCCGTCGAGCGGCTGCGGTTCGAGCACCCGGGCGTCCGCGCCGTGGTGATGACCGGCGGGCTCGACCGGATGTTCTGCGCCGGCGCCAACATCCGGATGCTGGCGCAGTCCAGCCACGCCTGGAAGGTGAACTTCTGCAAGTTCACCAACGAGACCCGCAACGCCGTCGAGGACGCGTCCGCCTCCAGCGGCCAGACCTGGATCGCCGCCCTCAACGGCACCGCGGCCGGCGGCGGCTACGAGCTGGCCCTGGCCTGCGACGAGATCGTGCTCATCGACGACGGCTCCTCGACCGTGAGCCTGCCGGAGGTGCCCCTGCTGGGCGTGCTGCCCGGAACCGGGGGCCTCACCCGCGTGGTCGACAAGCGCCACGTGCGCAAGGACCGCGCCGACCTGTTCGCGACCCGGGCCGAGGGCTACCGCGGCTCCACGGCCGTGGAGTGGGGCCTGGTCGACGCGACCGTCCCGCGGGCGCGGTGGGACGACGAGCTCGCCCGCCGCACGGCCGACGCGGTCGCGCGCTCGACCCGCGCGGGCGGTCCCGCGGCCCGCGGTGTCGAGCTGGTGGCGCTGGAGCGCCGCGAGGACGCCGAGGGGCTCACCTACCCCCACCTGCGGGCCCGCCTGGACCGGGCCGGCCGCCGCGTCGAGATCACCGTCCTGGGGCCCGACGCCGCGCCGCCCGCCGACGCCGCGGCCGCCCTCGAGCAGGGCACCGGCTGGTACCCCCTCGCCGTCGCCCGCGAGCTGGACGACCTGGTGCTGCGGCTGCGCACCAACGAGCAGGACCTCGGCACCTGGGTGCTGCGCTCGGAGGGCGAGCTGGACGCGGTGCTGGCCCACGACGAGCGGCTGCGCGAGCTGGTGGACGCCGGCGACTGGCTGGCCCACGAGACCCAGCAGCTGCTCAAGCGCACGGTCAAGCGGCTCGACGTGACCAGCCGCAGCCTGGTCGCGGTGGTGGAGCCGGGCAGCTGCTTCGGCGGCTTCCTGGCCGAGCTGGCGCTCGCCTGCGACCGGCAGTACATGCTCGACGGCGTCTACGAGGACGTCGACCCCGACGCCGACCCGGCGGTGCTGGTGCTCACCCCCAGCAACGACGGCCCGCTGCCGATGGGCAACGGGCTGACCCGGCTGGGGTCGCGCTTCTGGGGCCACGACGACCAGCTCGAGGCGGTGCGGGGCCGGCTCGGGGAGCGCCTCGACGCCCGGGCGGCCGACGGTCTCGGCCTGGTGACGATGGCGCTCGACGACCTCGACCTCGAGGACGAGCTGCGGATCGTGCTCGAGGAGCGGGCGGCGCTGAGCCCCGACGCGCTCACCGGCATGGAGGCCAACCACCGGTTCGTGGGGCCCGAGACGCTCGAGACCAAGATCTTCGGGCGCCTCACCGCCTGGCAGAACTGGATCTTCAACCGGCCCAACGCCTCGGGTCCCGACGGCGCCCTGCGGCGCTACGGGTCGGGTCAGCGCGGGTCCTACGACCACGAGCGGGTGTGA
- a CDS encoding benzoate-CoA ligase family protein has protein sequence MPTVPTVPTVPTVPTVPTTPTDLATAAPGRFNAADYLVTRQVEAGAGERTAVLASQTLTYAELDRRVGVVAAGLRALGLRRDDRVVLVMSDEVPMLTGLLGAFRAGMVAVPVSTMFTGRELATVVADSGARAVLVTPEFTTAVTEAVAASPEVADVVLAGDEDHEVELDLRDGVRLLRWEELLHAGAQGDTTTADTVDDSWALWLYTSGTTGQPKAAMHRHANVRHVCETYAARVLGITADDVTFSVAKMFFAYGIGNTVFFPLSVGASTVLEPRRPSPEVVRERLQQARPTLFFGVPTFYAALVGSELADDSFASVRLCASAGEPLPAPLQRRFTDRFGVEVLDGIGSTEALHIFLSNRPGEVRPGTTGVPVPGYDVEVRDATGRVVGDDEPGALFVRGESIALGYWHRTDATRAVFQGEWLSTGDTYVRSGDGWFTCLGRNSDMLKAGGIWVSPAEVESRLLEHPAVRQAAVVGVADADGLDKPVGVVEADPGVTEAELIAWCRDGLAHFKAPRQVVFVDDLPKTATGKLQRFKVRGMVAGDPQAQPATTTVREALEATS, from the coding sequence ATGCCGACCGTGCCGACCGTGCCGACCGTGCCGACCGTGCCGACCGTGCCGACCACGCCGACCGACCTGGCGACCGCCGCGCCGGGCCGCTTCAACGCCGCCGACTACCTGGTCACCCGCCAGGTCGAGGCCGGCGCGGGGGAGCGGACCGCGGTGCTGGCGTCGCAGACCCTGACCTACGCCGAGCTCGACCGCCGGGTCGGCGTGGTGGCCGCCGGACTGCGCGCGCTGGGCCTGCGTCGCGACGACCGCGTGGTGCTGGTGATGTCCGACGAGGTGCCGATGCTGACCGGGCTGCTCGGCGCCTTCCGGGCCGGGATGGTGGCGGTGCCGGTCTCCACGATGTTCACCGGTCGCGAGCTGGCCACGGTGGTGGCCGACTCCGGGGCGCGGGCCGTGCTCGTCACCCCGGAGTTCACGACTGCGGTGACCGAGGCCGTCGCGGCGTCCCCCGAGGTGGCCGACGTGGTGCTGGCCGGCGACGAGGACCACGAGGTCGAGCTCGACCTGCGCGACGGCGTGCGCCTGCTGCGGTGGGAGGAGCTGCTGCACGCCGGCGCGCAGGGCGACACCACGACGGCCGACACCGTCGACGACTCGTGGGCGCTGTGGCTCTACACCTCCGGCACCACCGGGCAGCCCAAGGCCGCGATGCACCGCCACGCCAACGTCCGCCACGTCTGCGAGACGTACGCCGCCCGCGTGCTCGGCATCACCGCGGACGACGTCACCTTCTCGGTGGCCAAGATGTTCTTCGCCTACGGCATCGGCAACACGGTGTTCTTCCCGCTCTCCGTCGGCGCCAGCACCGTGCTCGAGCCCCGCCGTCCCAGCCCCGAGGTGGTGCGCGAGCGGCTCCAGCAGGCCCGGCCCACGCTCTTCTTCGGCGTCCCCACCTTCTACGCCGCCCTGGTCGGCAGCGAGCTGGCCGACGACTCCTTCGCGTCGGTGCGGCTGTGCGCCTCGGCGGGGGAGCCGCTGCCCGCGCCCCTGCAGCGCCGCTTCACCGACCGGTTCGGCGTGGAGGTCCTCGACGGCATCGGCTCCACCGAGGCGCTGCACATCTTCTTGTCCAACCGTCCGGGCGAGGTGCGGCCGGGCACCACCGGCGTCCCCGTCCCGGGGTACGACGTCGAGGTGCGCGACGCGACCGGCCGGGTCGTCGGCGACGACGAGCCGGGCGCGCTGTTCGTGCGGGGCGAGTCGATCGCGCTCGGCTACTGGCACCGCACCGACGCCACCCGGGCCGTCTTCCAGGGCGAGTGGCTCTCCACCGGCGACACCTACGTCCGCTCCGGCGACGGGTGGTTCACCTGCCTGGGCCGCAACAGCGACATGCTCAAGGCCGGCGGCATCTGGGTCTCCCCGGCCGAGGTCGAGAGCCGCCTGCTCGAGCACCCCGCGGTCCGCCAGGCCGCCGTGGTCGGGGTCGCCGACGCCGACGGCCTCGACAAGCCGGTCGGCGTGGTCGAGGCCGACCCGGGCGTCACGGAGGCCGAGCTGATCGCCTGGTGCCGCGACGGGCTCGCCCACTTCAAGGCCCCGCGGCAGGTCGTGTTCGTCGACGACCTGCCCAAGACGGCGACCGGCAAGCTGCAGCGCTTCAAGGTGCGCGGCATGGTCGCCGGCGACCCGCAGGCCCAGCCGGCCACCACCACCGTCCGCGAGGCCCTCGAGGCGACCTCGTGA
- the fdxA gene encoding ferredoxin, with translation MPYVIASGCIDVNDKACVDECPVDCIYEGERKSYIHPRECIDCGACEPVCPVDAITQDRRTADGDEGFVADNAAFFTEVLPGRDEPLGVPGGAAKIGDLGADTALVRDWS, from the coding sequence GTGCCCTACGTGATCGCCAGCGGCTGCATCGACGTCAACGACAAGGCCTGCGTCGACGAGTGCCCCGTCGACTGCATCTACGAGGGGGAGCGCAAGAGCTACATCCACCCCCGGGAGTGCATCGACTGCGGCGCGTGCGAGCCGGTGTGCCCGGTGGACGCGATCACCCAGGACCGACGCACGGCCGACGGCGACGAGGGCTTCGTGGCCGACAACGCTGCCTTCTTCACCGAGGTGCTGCCGGGCCGCGACGAGCCGCTCGGCGTCCCCGGCGGGGCGGCGAAGATCGGCGACCTCGGCGCCGACACCGCCCTGGTGCGGGACTGGTCCTGA
- a CDS encoding amidohydrolase family protein: MLDGHLFVDAHVHVPVLGSLAPAWLQWARDFGPAGLLERAWDDEGRPRPEVLDDLFEAEGVDAALLFCEYSPKATGYQRFDDLLPIVEHHPQRFRPVANVNPHLHFPIARELERQLDHGAAALKLHPVHGGFRCDDRALWPAYAVLAERGVPLVVHCGTSSFPGSMNELAHPEILLPVVRDFPELDVVLAHGGRGWWYDAAAHLALSHPTVWIELSGLPPRRLPDYYARFDLARLARRFIFGTDWPGVPGTARNARAVVALGLDDETAGLVLGGNARAVYAGLDHLAG, encoded by the coding sequence ATGCTGGACGGCCACCTGTTCGTCGACGCCCACGTGCACGTGCCGGTGCTGGGCTCGCTGGCGCCCGCCTGGCTGCAGTGGGCCCGCGACTTCGGTCCGGCGGGCCTGCTCGAGCGGGCGTGGGACGACGAGGGACGGCCGCGGCCCGAGGTGCTCGACGACCTCTTCGAGGCCGAGGGCGTCGACGCCGCCCTGCTGTTCTGCGAGTACAGCCCCAAGGCCACCGGCTACCAGCGCTTCGACGACCTGCTGCCGATCGTCGAGCACCACCCGCAGCGGTTCCGCCCGGTGGCCAACGTCAACCCCCACCTGCACTTCCCGATCGCCCGCGAGCTGGAGCGCCAGCTCGACCACGGGGCGGCCGCGCTCAAGCTCCACCCGGTGCACGGAGGCTTCCGGTGCGACGACCGCGCGCTGTGGCCGGCGTACGCCGTGCTGGCCGAGCGGGGCGTCCCCCTGGTCGTGCACTGCGGCACGAGCAGCTTCCCCGGCTCGATGAACGAGCTGGCCCACCCCGAGATCCTGCTGCCCGTGGTCCGCGACTTCCCCGAGCTCGACGTCGTGCTGGCCCACGGCGGTCGCGGCTGGTGGTACGACGCCGCCGCCCACCTCGCGCTGAGCCACCCGACGGTCTGGATCGAGCTCTCGGGCCTGCCGCCGCGCCGGCTGCCCGACTACTACGCCCGCTTCGACCTGGCCCGGCTGGCCCGGCGGTTCATCTTCGGCACCGACTGGCCCGGGGTCCCGGGCACGGCCCGCAACGCCCGCGCGGTCGTGGCGCTCGGCCTCGACGACGAGACGGCCGGGCTGGTGCTGGGCGGCAACGCGCGGGCGGTGTACGCCGGGCTCGACCACCTGGCCGGCTGA
- a CDS encoding RNA polymerase sigma factor yields the protein MDLRDEVVRDAAAGDPHAFRLLYDAVAPRVLAYLRARGVDDPEGLTSEVFLAVFPRLPRLEGGAAGLRTLVFSVAHARAVDDVRRRQRHPVSYPYEPDHDDRVVASAEHHAVESLEAGRALALMDRLGEDQRAAVMLRIIGDLTLEETAGVMGKTVPAVKQLQRRGLEHLRRLMTAEGAR from the coding sequence GTGGACCTGCGCGACGAGGTCGTCCGCGACGCAGCGGCCGGTGACCCGCACGCGTTCCGGCTGCTCTACGACGCCGTGGCTCCCCGCGTCCTCGCCTACCTCCGGGCCCGCGGGGTCGACGACCCCGAAGGCCTCACCTCCGAGGTCTTCCTCGCCGTCTTCCCCCGGCTGCCCCGTCTCGAGGGTGGTGCCGCCGGCTTGCGGACCCTCGTGTTCTCGGTCGCGCACGCACGCGCGGTCGACGACGTGCGCCGCCGACAGCGCCACCCCGTCAGCTATCCCTACGAGCCCGACCACGACGACCGGGTCGTCGCGTCGGCCGAGCACCACGCGGTGGAGTCCCTCGAGGCCGGACGGGCGCTGGCGCTGATGGACAGGCTCGGAGAGGACCAGCGCGCGGCCGTGATGCTGCGCATCATCGGTGACCTGACGCTCGAGGAGACCGCCGGCGTCATGGGCAAGACCGTGCCGGCCGTCAAGCAGCTGCAGCGCCGGGGCCTGGAGCACCTGCGCCGGCTGATGACCGCGGAGGGGGCACGGTGA